The Brevibacillus humidisoli DNA segment GTTTACGATTGATCGTGACAGCAGTCTGCAGCGGCTTCCTGAGCATCTGCCGCATCAACTGATGATTATCCTGCTTGGCAACCTGATTCAAAACAGCTTTGACTCCGTACTGGATCAAGATCCGGCCAACAGAGAAGTTCTCTGTTATCTTTCTGACAGAGGAGATGACATCCTGCTGGAAGTTGAGGATTCAGGAAAAGGAATTCCTGAAGAGAAGGTGGAGAAGATTTTTGAGTACGGGTACTCCACAAAAGAAGGAGAACACCGCGGGATCGGTTTGACTAAGGTAAAACAAATCGTCGATGATGCCAGGGGGTATATCCTTGTCAATCGGAGTGAATTAGGTGGTACTTTGTTTACGATCTCTTTGCCGAAAGTAAGGGAGGTAGTCGATGAATAAGCAAATACGGGTACTCATTGTGGAGGATGATTTGCGAATTGCTGAGATCAATCGACGCTTTATAGAAAAAATCGAAGGATTTGAAATCGTCGGTCTGGCCTGCGACGGGGCAGAGGCAAAGGAGCAGATTGAGATTCTCGAACCGGATCTGCTCCTGCTCGATGTGTATTTGCCAGATATGCTGGGAGTAGAACTGGTGCGATACGTACGTATCCACTATCCTGAGTTGGACATCATGATGATCACCGCTGCCAAAGAGGTAGAGACCCTGCGTACGGCATTGCGCGGGGGTGTCTTCGACTACATGATCAAGCCGATCGTTTTCGAACGTTTTCGGGAGCGGATGGAAGCGTACCGCAAGCAGTTTATCCGTCTTCATCAGTCAGACACGCTAGAGCAGGAGGAGATTGATCGTTTATGGGCGAGAGGACGGGAGGCAGGAAGGTCCATCACTCCTCAATTGCCCAAGGGAATTGACAGTGTCACCTTGGAAAAGGTGAAGGAAGCGGTGGCAGCAACCAGTGGGACGGGCGTAACCGCAGAAGATGTGGCAAAAGTGATTGGGGCCAGTCGGACAACGGCACGGCGCTACCTGGAGTTCCTGACGGAAGCAGGACAAGTGTATACGGATCTGGTCTATGGGACGGTAGGCAGACCAGAAAGACGATATATCTGGAAAAGCGACTAAGCAGTCGTGAACAAAATGGACAAAATAATCGTAATGTCCATTAAAGCGTTTACGTTCAAAAACTATCCCCCTCTCTGCATGGATGGTACTGTAGATGTAATCGTGGAAGCGGTTCCACGACAGAGGAGAAAAGGGGGATTTGAATGAGAAAAAAACAATGGACCTACAGTTTATTGTCTCTGGTTTTGCTTTTCGGGCTCTCAGCCTGTGGAGGCGGGACAGAATCGACTGCCGGAGAAACGCAGACCAGCTCCAAACCAGAGACACCCTCAGCAGCTTCTGCCTATCCGGAGAAGCCGCTGGTCGTCGTCGCACCATCCGGCGCCGGCGGTGGTTGGGATAAGACAGCTCGCTCCATGGCAAAAATTTTGGTTGAGAACAAACAGGTCACGCAGCCGATCACGGTTGAGAACAAGCCAGGTGGCGGTGGGGCTGTATTCCTTGCCGAGTACGTAACCAAGGATCAGGGAAATGATTATCGTTTATTTGTAAATTCGCCGCCCTTGCTGATTAATCACAGCAAAAAGGAGGGTAACAGTCCCTTTGGATACGAGGATGTGACACCGCTTGCCCAGTTGACCAGAGACTTTGGTGCGATCGTAGTGCCGGCAGACTCGCCTTATCAGGATCTAAAAAGTCTGCTTGAAGCTTTGAAAGCCGATACCACTAAACTGACGATAGCAGGCGGATCGGCACCTGGCTCGATGGATCATCTGATAGCCGTACTGCCTGCAGCAGAGTACGGAATCGACCCGAAAGCGGTGAAATACGTCTCTTACGACGGTGGAGGCGAAGCGATGGCAGCTTTGCTGGGCAATAATGCTGATGCCATTGCCACCGACGCTTCCAATGTAGGAGAGTATCTCAAGGCGGGCCGTATTCGTGTCCTCGGTGTCAGCTCGACCGAACGACTTGGCGGAGACCTGGCAGACATCCCAACGTTCCAGGAACAAGGAATCGATGCTTCGTTTACGATCTGGCGCGGGGTCTTCGGTCCACCGGAGATGTCGGCGGATGCCATCGCGTTTTGGGACAAAGCGTTAAAAGAACTCTCTGAGAGCGAAGCCTGGCAGGCTGAATTGAAGCGGAACAACTGGGAGAGCGAATATAAAGATTCAGCTCAGTTTAAAACGTTTCTAGCAGAACAGGATAAACAGATCAAAGAACTTCTCACATCATTGGGTATGGCCAAATAGAGAGGGGGACCCATCCCCTCTCCCGTTTTATGAGGAGGATTTTGATGAACAAGCGGTTTGATCGGTACGTTAGTATTGTTTTTGTCCTGATTGGTACGTTTTTTATTGTCGAGAGCCGAAATATTTCGGCAAGTGCGTATGGCAGCGAAGTAGGCCCCAACCTCTTTCCAATGGGATTGGGAATCTTGCTGATCCTCATCAGCTTTCGGCTGTGGATGGAGACGGCCAGACGGCGGGAAGAGGATCGTCCTTCCGCACCGGTACATCACAAACGGCTGCTGTCATTTGTAGTCATCACCATCTTGTACGCGCTTACGCTGGAGCAATTGGGATATATCATCAGTACGTTCTTGTTCCTATTTATCGGATTCCTTTTGATGAACAAAGACAAATGGTGGAAATCGGCATTGATCGCTTGCTGCTTCTCGCTCGTTGTCTACTATGCGTACGTAGAAGGGTTGAAGGGTACCTTGCCCGGATGGCCGTTATGGATGAGCTAACGGAAAGGAGGGAAAACGATGTCAGCTTGGTCCTTTTTGCTGGACGGATTTGCGACCGCTCTGCAGTGGCACAATCTATTGTTTGCCTTTGTCGGGGTGTTGATCGGCACGTCTGTCG contains these protein-coding regions:
- a CDS encoding response regulator, coding for MNKQIRVLIVEDDLRIAEINRRFIEKIEGFEIVGLACDGAEAKEQIEILEPDLLLLDVYLPDMLGVELVRYVRIHYPELDIMMITAAKEVETLRTALRGGVFDYMIKPIVFERFRERMEAYRKQFIRLHQSDTLEQEEIDRLWARGREAGRSITPQLPKGIDSVTLEKVKEAVAATSGTGVTAEDVAKVIGASRTTARRYLEFLTEAGQVYTDLVYGTVGRPERRYIWKSD
- a CDS encoding Bug family tripartite tricarboxylate transporter substrate binding protein; translation: MRKKQWTYSLLSLVLLFGLSACGGGTESTAGETQTSSKPETPSAASAYPEKPLVVVAPSGAGGGWDKTARSMAKILVENKQVTQPITVENKPGGGGAVFLAEYVTKDQGNDYRLFVNSPPLLINHSKKEGNSPFGYEDVTPLAQLTRDFGAIVVPADSPYQDLKSLLEALKADTTKLTIAGGSAPGSMDHLIAVLPAAEYGIDPKAVKYVSYDGGGEAMAALLGNNADAIATDASNVGEYLKAGRIRVLGVSSTERLGGDLADIPTFQEQGIDASFTIWRGVFGPPEMSADAIAFWDKALKELSESEAWQAELKRNNWESEYKDSAQFKTFLAEQDKQIKELLTSLGMAK
- a CDS encoding tripartite tricarboxylate transporter TctB family protein, with amino-acid sequence MNKRFDRYVSIVFVLIGTFFIVESRNISASAYGSEVGPNLFPMGLGILLILISFRLWMETARRREEDRPSAPVHHKRLLSFVVITILYALTLEQLGYIISTFLFLFIGFLLMNKDKWWKSALIACCFSLVVYYAYVEGLKGTLPGWPLWMS